One Brevibacillus choshinensis genomic window carries:
- the motB gene encoding flagellar motor protein MotB has product MAKRPKRHAHHEEHMDETWLIPYADLLTLLLALFIVLFASSEMDAKKFDQLVKSFNVALNGGVGVLNQPSPVPLDPNMAQQTIHKGAQESEKPKTEEEKKLEEAVRKETEDLKKLQSQLEGYIQQNKLQDKLQTKLTEEGLLITILDNALFDSGRADLKPEARKLAAEMASMLVPHPKKVTVTGHTDNVPIHRAEFPSNWDLSAKRSVNFLKVLLENPNLDPTKFSATGMGEYHPVASNSTAEGRAKNRRVEVAILRDLAAPPKNTMTP; this is encoded by the coding sequence ATGGCTAAGCGACCGAAAAGACATGCTCACCATGAAGAGCATATGGACGAGACTTGGCTCATTCCGTACGCAGACCTGCTCACGCTTTTGCTTGCCTTGTTTATCGTGCTGTTTGCATCCAGCGAGATGGATGCGAAAAAGTTCGACCAGCTGGTGAAGTCCTTCAATGTTGCGCTCAATGGAGGAGTGGGGGTTCTGAACCAGCCGAGCCCGGTGCCGCTTGATCCAAACATGGCTCAGCAAACGATCCATAAAGGGGCGCAGGAGTCGGAAAAGCCAAAGACGGAAGAGGAGAAAAAGCTGGAGGAAGCGGTGCGGAAAGAGACCGAGGACCTGAAAAAGCTGCAGTCACAGCTGGAAGGCTACATTCAGCAAAACAAGCTGCAGGACAAGCTGCAGACCAAGCTGACCGAAGAAGGCCTGCTCATTACCATCCTCGACAACGCGCTGTTTGATTCCGGCAGAGCGGACCTCAAACCGGAGGCTCGCAAGCTCGCGGCCGAGATGGCTTCGATGCTGGTGCCGCATCCGAAAAAAGTCACGGTGACGGGACATACGGACAACGTACCGATTCACCGCGCCGAATTCCCGTCCAACTGGGACTTGAGCGCAAAGCGTTCGGTTAACTTCCTCAAGGTATTGCTGGAAAACCCGAATCTGGACCCGACCAAATTCAGCGCGACAGGCATGGGTGAGTACCATCCGGTTGCATCGAATTCTACAGCAGAAGGTCGTGCCAAGAATCGCCGGGTAGAAGTCGCGATTCTGCGCGATCTGGCTGCACCCCCGAAAAATACGATGACACCGTAA
- a CDS encoding winged helix-turn-helix transcriptional regulator — translation MSDIRKETLEKIRNGDFTCSKELTLSMFSGKWKVVILWHLGVEGPHRFSELQRLFPKITHKMLTSQLKELIEDGIVHREVYPEVPPRVEYSMTELGMTLLPIVEMMYDWGEKRMAQLKLTIHPKASDSEAEEANEKG, via the coding sequence ATGTCTGATATTCGCAAAGAAACGCTGGAAAAGATCCGCAATGGTGACTTTACATGCTCCAAGGAACTGACCCTCTCCATGTTTAGCGGGAAGTGGAAGGTGGTCATCCTCTGGCATCTGGGTGTGGAGGGACCTCATCGATTCAGCGAGCTGCAACGGCTCTTCCCGAAGATCACGCATAAAATGTTGACGAGCCAGCTAAAAGAGCTGATCGAGGATGGCATCGTGCACCGTGAAGTCTATCCCGAGGTGCCGCCACGGGTCGAGTACTCCATGACCGAGCTCGGGATGACACTGCTGCCGATCGTTGAGATGATGTACGACTGGGGCGAAAAGCGCATGGCGCAGCTCAAGCTGACTATCCACCCGAAAGCCAGCGACAGTGAAGCGGAAGAAGCTAATGAAAAAGGATAG
- a CDS encoding DJ-1/PfpI family protein, protein MSKKVLILTGDAVEALEAYYPYYRCLEEGYDVTIASPTDKKVLHTVVHDFEDWQTFTEKRGYQIEAHASFEEIDPAQFDALIIPGGRAPEHIRLHKDFGKIASHFFQQDKPIMILCHASVALTVIAEDIKGREMTAYFACRPEVEAAGAKYMETRFHVDRNLISGHAWNDLPVQMKEFVKQVNAQA, encoded by the coding sequence ATGTCTAAAAAAGTATTGATTCTAACCGGCGATGCCGTTGAAGCTTTGGAAGCTTATTATCCGTATTACCGTTGTTTGGAGGAAGGGTATGACGTGACGATCGCTTCCCCGACGGACAAGAAAGTGCTGCACACCGTCGTGCACGATTTCGAAGACTGGCAGACATTTACCGAGAAACGCGGTTACCAGATTGAGGCCCACGCTTCTTTTGAAGAAATTGACCCTGCGCAGTTCGACGCCCTGATCATCCCGGGTGGACGTGCTCCCGAACATATTCGCCTGCACAAGGATTTCGGCAAAATCGCCAGCCACTTCTTCCAGCAAGATAAGCCGATCATGATCCTGTGCCACGCGAGCGTAGCGCTGACCGTCATCGCAGAAGACATCAAAGGACGCGAAATGACTGCATACTTTGCGTGCCGTCCAGAGGTAGAAGCCGCGGGAGCGAAATACATGGAGACCCGCTTCCACGTAGACCGCAACCTCATCTCCGGCCACGCATGGAACGACCTGCCCGTCCAGATGAAGGAATTCGTCAAACAAGTAAACGCACAGGCGTAA
- a CDS encoding class I SAM-dependent methyltransferase, giving the protein MNAETLKMNKNSWNEAAPRFFGRNPLPEYGPLAPREDELNLFGDVAQAKVLEIGCGSGHSLLYLHQKKAGELWGVDLSSVQIETARSVLKDIQPEARLFESPMELDPGLPHGYFDIVFSIFAIGWTTDLEKTLSNVHRYLKQGGIFLFSWEHPLYNRIKAAEGRCTVVKSYLEEGPYVHEAWREPAIMQQYKLSTYINTLIQTGFQIEKIIEDVCTDEAILHQHVNGWYSLEKAKLVPTTMIIKCRKG; this is encoded by the coding sequence GTGAATGCAGAAACCTTGAAGATGAACAAGAACAGCTGGAACGAGGCAGCACCGCGGTTTTTTGGGAGAAACCCTCTGCCGGAGTACGGACCTCTCGCGCCGAGAGAGGACGAGTTGAACCTGTTTGGGGATGTTGCGCAGGCAAAGGTTTTGGAGATCGGTTGTGGAAGCGGTCATTCCCTGCTCTATCTGCATCAGAAAAAGGCAGGAGAGCTGTGGGGAGTAGACCTGTCTTCCGTGCAAATCGAGACGGCACGATCCGTCTTAAAAGACATCCAGCCGGAAGCGCGGCTATTCGAATCCCCCATGGAGCTCGATCCCGGCTTGCCCCATGGCTATTTCGATATCGTGTTCTCCATTTTTGCCATCGGTTGGACGACTGATCTGGAAAAGACGCTATCCAATGTCCATCGCTATCTGAAGCAGGGGGGAATATTTCTCTTCAGTTGGGAGCATCCCCTGTACAACCGAATCAAGGCTGCGGAGGGGAGATGCACGGTGGTAAAATCGTACCTCGAAGAAGGCCCGTATGTACACGAAGCCTGGCGAGAGCCCGCCATCATGCAGCAGTACAAGCTCAGCACCTACATCAATACGCTGATCCAAACCGGCTTCCAAATCGAGAAGATCATCGAAGACGTCTGCACGGACGAGGCTATCCTTCATCAACACGTAAACGGCTGGTACTCGCTAGAAAAAGCAAAGCTTGTCCCGACAACCATGATCATCAAGTGCCGGAAAGGGTAA
- a CDS encoding alpha/beta hydrolase → MERTLRIPSGDIFLAATLHEPVGNALQTSEKHPLVIICHGFIGSRIGVDRLFVKAARELTENGFAVLRFDYGGCGESDGDYGAGGLDVLLSQTRDVLDYAFALESIDPNRVSLIGHSLGGAVSMLTASQDKRISSLVLWAAVARPYDDIVRIVGEKEYQEALLTGKTDHHGYLLQDRFFQSLNGSLPLRQTKQFEGDVLLLHGNRDDVISVDAMFHYERELRLRRRGRSETEIVIGGDHTFSAADSYQRLIGSTVKWLRNQTEQETVAV, encoded by the coding sequence ATGGAACGGACTTTACGAATACCTAGCGGGGACATCTTCTTGGCAGCTACCCTTCACGAACCTGTGGGAAATGCGCTTCAAACAAGTGAAAAGCATCCACTCGTCATCATCTGCCACGGATTCATCGGCAGCCGCATCGGGGTCGACCGCTTGTTCGTCAAAGCTGCCAGAGAACTGACTGAAAACGGCTTTGCCGTCTTGCGCTTCGACTACGGGGGATGCGGGGAGAGCGATGGCGATTACGGAGCCGGAGGATTGGATGTCCTCCTCAGCCAGACCCGCGACGTCCTCGACTACGCATTTGCCCTGGAAAGCATCGACCCGAATCGCGTCAGCCTGATCGGCCACAGCCTTGGCGGAGCTGTATCCATGCTGACCGCAAGCCAGGATAAACGCATTTCCTCGCTCGTGCTATGGGCGGCTGTGGCTAGGCCTTACGATGATATCGTGCGAATCGTAGGCGAAAAGGAGTACCAGGAAGCCTTGCTGACCGGAAAAACCGATCACCACGGCTACTTGCTTCAGGATCGCTTTTTCCAGTCCCTGAACGGGTCTCTCCCTTTGCGTCAAACCAAGCAGTTTGAGGGAGACGTCCTGCTGCTGCACGGCAATCGGGACGACGTCATCTCCGTGGATGCCATGTTCCATTATGAAAGAGAGCTGCGCTTGCGCAGACGCGGCCGCTCTGAGACCGAGATCGTCATCGGCGGCGACCATACCTTTTCGGCAGCAGACAGCTATCAGCGTCTGATCGGCAGTACGGTAAAATGGCTGAGAAATCAAACCGAACAAGAAACAGTCGCGGTTTGA
- a CDS encoding low molecular weight protein-tyrosine-phosphatase, whose protein sequence is MTRVLFVCLGNICRSPMAEAVFRNLVIQKGLSEQISIDSAGIGGWHAGERPHAGTQKVLDEKGIAHDTLRARQISPDDFTSYDYVVCMDEENLSALQRMAPSGKKVYRLLDFAAGIAEQNVEDPYYTGRFGYVYDLVENGCKGLLNHIQTNKG, encoded by the coding sequence ATGACCCGTGTCTTATTTGTTTGTTTAGGGAATATTTGTCGGTCTCCTATGGCTGAAGCAGTTTTTCGTAATCTCGTCATTCAAAAGGGCTTGTCTGAACAAATCTCGATAGATTCGGCAGGAATCGGCGGCTGGCATGCCGGAGAACGCCCCCATGCGGGCACCCAGAAGGTGTTAGACGAGAAGGGCATTGCCCACGATACGCTGCGGGCGCGCCAAATCTCCCCTGACGACTTCACCTCCTACGATTACGTCGTATGCATGGACGAAGAAAATCTGTCCGCCTTGCAGCGGATGGCTCCCTCGGGCAAGAAGGTGTATCGCCTGCTTGACTTTGCCGCTGGCATCGCCGAGCAAAACGTGGAGGATCCGTATTATACCGGGCGCTTCGGCTACGTCTACGATCTCGTGGAAAACGGCTGCAAAGGGCTGCTGAATCACATCCAAACAAACAAGGGATAG
- the atoS gene encoding two-component system sensor histidine kinase AtoS encodes MKAYFYRIRLVASVVAVTILPILLTGMVLLHAAEQALLEEKKQKLIAITQQLDFALPKDYDDLTKRLGVVEATREQKIEFINQALQPLTDRIAAEHPGIGVGYYAADLDAIVTYGPSQEMKFHVGESISPTHFGRMVMESGKPEIAIGEQVRGNIMNAMYPLKRDGKTIGYTWANELMSNIDVQLAGMRRSIYAISGLGCLIAAVASGLMVHRLEAVLEEIKAGLRRLSLDLSFRMRRLAGEPGEISEAINKMAGELQASRTRTETIMQSMDSGVFALDGGGKITSWNEAATKVTGLSAEQVMERAYTDVFADSQPFVEMLSETLAHGKTIRDAEWEYQHAELGLRYVKVGTSIWISPMEQVLGAIVVLDERTEWKRMESRLAQAERLAVIGEWAASIAHEVRNPLTSIKAFAQIIEEELPEDHDNREYTEIIVEEVERLNRFADELLLFSKPNEEANVYIHVWDVINQTVMLMERSAADKGIQVERCFGDHAPFVLASPDLLKQVFLNILINAIQAMPNGGTVEIRTEKDGEHACVHVTNDGQHIAEEHLLSVFEPFYSTKTSGTGLGLAISQRIVHAYGGHIIAQNVPSGVRFTVALPGRWEEADR; translated from the coding sequence GTGAAAGCATATTTTTATCGGATACGTCTGGTGGCTTCCGTGGTCGCGGTGACGATCCTGCCCATCTTGCTTACGGGAATGGTCCTGCTGCATGCGGCAGAACAAGCGCTATTGGAAGAAAAGAAGCAAAAGCTGATTGCCATCACACAGCAGCTGGACTTTGCGCTGCCCAAAGACTATGACGATCTGACCAAAAGACTCGGAGTAGTGGAAGCAACGCGGGAACAAAAGATCGAGTTTATTAACCAAGCCTTGCAACCGCTTACAGATCGGATCGCCGCCGAGCATCCGGGCATCGGTGTCGGGTATTACGCAGCCGATCTGGATGCGATCGTTACATACGGACCAAGCCAAGAGATGAAATTTCATGTGGGGGAGTCGATTTCTCCGACGCATTTCGGGCGCATGGTCATGGAGAGCGGGAAGCCGGAGATCGCCATTGGCGAACAGGTCAGAGGCAATATCATGAACGCCATGTACCCGCTGAAAAGAGACGGAAAGACGATCGGCTATACGTGGGCGAACGAGCTGATGAGCAATATCGATGTGCAGCTGGCCGGAATGCGCAGAAGCATCTATGCGATTTCTGGACTCGGCTGCCTGATCGCTGCCGTGGCGAGTGGATTGATGGTTCATCGGCTGGAAGCGGTCCTGGAAGAGATCAAGGCCGGGCTGCGCAGGCTCAGTCTGGATTTATCGTTTCGAATGAGGAGGTTGGCAGGAGAGCCTGGTGAAATATCGGAGGCGATCAACAAAATGGCGGGAGAGCTGCAGGCCAGTCGCACGCGTACGGAGACGATCATGCAAAGCATGGACAGCGGAGTATTCGCGCTGGATGGCGGCGGGAAAATCACATCATGGAATGAAGCTGCGACGAAAGTAACCGGACTGTCTGCCGAGCAGGTCATGGAAAGAGCGTACACGGATGTATTCGCCGATAGCCAGCCGTTCGTGGAGATGCTGTCAGAGACGCTCGCGCATGGAAAAACGATCCGGGATGCGGAGTGGGAATATCAGCACGCCGAGCTGGGACTCCGCTACGTGAAGGTAGGAACCTCCATCTGGATCAGTCCGATGGAGCAGGTGCTGGGGGCCATTGTGGTGCTGGATGAACGGACAGAGTGGAAGCGGATGGAGAGTCGGTTGGCCCAAGCGGAGCGTCTGGCTGTCATCGGGGAATGGGCGGCGAGCATCGCTCACGAGGTGCGCAACCCGCTGACATCCATCAAAGCCTTTGCCCAAATCATCGAGGAAGAATTGCCGGAAGATCACGACAATAGAGAGTATACGGAAATAATCGTCGAGGAGGTGGAGAGGCTCAATCGTTTCGCTGACGAGCTGCTGCTCTTTTCCAAGCCGAACGAGGAGGCCAATGTCTACATCCATGTATGGGATGTGATCAACCAGACTGTCATGCTGATGGAACGCAGCGCTGCTGACAAAGGCATTCAGGTGGAGCGGTGCTTTGGGGATCACGCGCCCTTCGTCCTGGCTTCCCCCGACTTATTGAAGCAGGTGTTCCTGAACATCCTGATCAATGCGATCCAGGCGATGCCGAATGGGGGAACGGTCGAGATTCGGACGGAAAAGGATGGAGAGCATGCCTGTGTCCACGTAACCAATGATGGCCAGCATATCGCAGAAGAGCATTTGCTCTCCGTGTTCGAGCCTTTCTATTC